In Lotus japonicus ecotype B-129 chromosome 5, LjGifu_v1.2, one genomic interval encodes:
- the LOC130719537 gene encoding caffeoylshikimate esterase-like: MEALKQRNATTHHSDTNPQKGNDISWTFQATPIFLAQKGFACFALDLQGHDHSGGLKAFVPDVDLAVDDCLSFFTSIKNLPRFNDLPCFLYGESMASAICLLIHFAYPKGFQGAILVAPMCRISDKVRPRWPIPHILTFLARLFPTLPIVPTPYLLYKSVKVDHKKVIAAMNLLRYRRKPKLGTVVELLRITDVLSKKLCSY; the protein is encoded by the coding sequence ATGGAGGCTTTGAAACAGAGAAACGCAACAACGCATCATTCGGATACAAACCCTCAAAAAGGCAACGACATCTCCTGGACCTTCCAAGCCACCCCAATCTTCCTAGCCCAGAAGGGTTTCGCTTGCTTCGCCCTCGACCTTCAAGGCCACGACCACTCCGGCGGCCTCAAAGCCTTCGTCCCCGACGTTGACCTCGCCGTTGACGATTGCCTCTCCTTCTTCACCTCCATCAAAAACCTCCCTCGCTTCAACGACTTGCCCTGCTTCCTCTACGGCGAGTCAATGGCTAGCGCGATTTGCCTCCTCATCCACTTCGCTTACCCGAAAGGGTTCCAAGGTGCGATATTGGTGGCACCCATGTGTAGAATCTCCGATAAGGTTAGACCCAGATGGCCGATTCCTCATATCCTCACTTTCCTTGCGAGATTGTTCCCTACTCTCCCTATTGTTCCCACCCCATATCTTCTGTACAAGTCTGTGAAGGTGGATCACAAGAAGGTGATTGCTGCGATGAACTTGTTGAGGTATAGGAGAAAACCCAAGTTGGGGACTGTGGTGGAGCTGCTGAGAATCACTGATGTGTTGAGCAAGAAGCTCTGTTCTTattag
- the LOC130719538 gene encoding uncharacterized protein LOC130719538 yields the protein MGDHNYGRNEVHMEDSETTTETAAEDVLPARKPTFKDKVMGVKPVTILEDVDLLETGIMEMNMVEGNHLFPSFEIDDNAYKTICSPWEDCLVIKLLGKQIGYRLLCERLKPLWKLSGAFEVIEFHNGYFFVKFDTQEDKVKVLTGAPWMIFDHYLSVKPWTSDFVAADSRINTTAVWIRIPGLGLQLYHRRILMTIAKGVGKPLKVDMNTVNMSKGRFARVCVEIDLDQPVVGMLRLRGTWYKIEYEGLHLLCGGSGWYSHLTRNCVAPPMQKLVPTAVVGTPVEVNQDHVTAPAAEPVVERQEGNPNSNPIQPANGNQGKNLANDTCLEVAHGEWLKVERKKNQAKKKSQVKEGISPTQEKGNKCKILGNKNDSNKSAGNSFSKDPATKTQEFSYSTESAHYRKRSRNNKSGSMDSSQPARAGSGTKPLTQGGPSHHQ from the coding sequence ATGGGAGACCATAATTATGGTCGAAACGAAGTGCACATGGAGGACTCTGAGACCACGACTGAGACGGCTGCGGAGGACGTGCTGCCTGCAAGAAAACCCACGTTCAAGGATAAAGTTATGGGGGTCAAGCCTGTAACTATTTTGGAGGATGTTGATCTTCTAGAGACAGGGATCATGGAGATGAATATGGTTGAGGGGAATCACCTCTTCCCTTCATTTGAGATAGATGATAACGCGTACAAAACTATTTGTTCGCCATGGGAGGATTGCTTGGTGATCAAGCTTTTGGGGAAACAAATTGGTTACAGGCTACTGTGTGAACGTCTGAAGCCATTATGGAAACTGTCAGGAGCTTTTGAAGTCATTGAATTCCATAATGGGTACTTCTTTGTGAAGTTTGATACTCAGGAGGACAAAGTGAAGGTGTTGACAGGTGCACCGTGGATGATCTTTGATCATTATTTGTCCGTGAAACCATGGACCTCAGATTTTGTTGCAGCGGATTCACGCATCAACACGACTGCAGTTTGGATACGCATCCCAGGCCTGGGACTTCAACTTTATCACAGGAGAATCTTGATGACGATTGCCAAGGGAGTGGGTAAACCGCTCAAGGTGGACATGAACACAGTCAACATGAGCAAGGGGAGGTTTGCTCGTGTGTGCGTGGAGATAGACTTGGATCAGCCTGTTGTAGGCATGTTGCGTCTACGGGGGACTTGGTACAAAATAGAGTATGAGGGACTCCATCTATTATGTGGGGGTTCTGGCTGGTATAGTCACTTGACCAGGAATTGTGTTGCACCCCCGATGCAGAAACTAGTACCAACAGCGGTTGTGGGGACTCCTGTTGAGGTGAACCAAGACCATGTGACGGCGCCGGCGGCTGAACCAGTGGTGGAACGGCAGGAAGGCAATCCTAACTCTAACCCTATCCAACCAGCGAATGGGAATCAGGGAAAGAATCTTGCCAATGACACGTGCCTTGAGGTGGCACATGGTGAGTGGTTGAAAGTTGAACGAAAGAAAAATCAGGCAAAAAAGAAGTCGCAGGTTAAGGAGGGAATCTCTCCAACTCAGGAAAAAGGAAACAAATGCAAGATATTGGGAAATAAGAATGACAGCAATAAAAGCGCTGGTAATTCCTTTTCCAAAGATCCGGCAACTAAGACTCAGGAATTTTCCTATTCTACTGAGAGTGCGCATTACCGCAAACGTTCCCGAAATAATAAGTCAGGGTCGATGGACTCAAGTCAACCAGCGAGAGCTGGGAGTGGCACAAAACCGCTGACACAGGGGGGCCCTAGCCATCATCAGTAG